In Janthinobacterium rivuli, a single genomic region encodes these proteins:
- a CDS encoding fumarate hydratase, translating into MTVIKQEDLIESVAAALQYISYYHPADYIEHLARAYAAEQSPAAKDAIAQILTNSRMCAEGKRPICQDTGIVNVFLKIGMGVRFEGFSGTVTDAVNEGVRRAYNFDDNKLRASIVADPHFDRKNTKDNTPAVVHMELVEGNTVDVKVAAKGGGSENKSKMIMMNPSDSLVDWVMKTVPTMGAGWCPPGMLGIGIGGTAEKAMLMAKEVLMEDIDMFELKQRGPQNKLEELRIELCDKINSLGIGAQGLGGLTTVLDVKIMMHPTHAASKPVAMIPNCAATRHGHFVLDGSGPAYMEPPSLSSWPEVHWTPDTEKSKRVDLNTLTKEEVASWTPGQTLLLNGKMLTGRDAAHKRIQDMLAKGEELPVDFKNRVIYYVGPVDPVRDEAVGPAGPTTATRMDKFTDMMLEKTGLIAMIGKAERGPVAIESIQKHQSAYLMAVGGAAYLVSKAIKHAKVLGFADMGMEAIYEFDVVDMPVTVAVDAKGTSVHNTGPKEWQAKIEQLNSVSKIPVTVA; encoded by the coding sequence ATGACTGTCATAAAGCAAGAAGACCTGATCGAATCCGTCGCCGCAGCGTTGCAGTACATTAGCTACTACCACCCTGCTGATTACATCGAGCACCTGGCGCGCGCCTACGCGGCCGAGCAAAGCCCGGCGGCAAAAGATGCGATCGCGCAAATCCTGACCAACTCGCGCATGTGCGCGGAAGGCAAGCGTCCTATCTGCCAGGACACGGGTATCGTCAACGTCTTCCTGAAAATCGGCATGGGCGTGCGCTTCGAAGGCTTCTCCGGCACCGTTACCGACGCCGTCAACGAAGGCGTGCGCCGCGCATACAACTTCGACGACAACAAACTGCGCGCCTCCATCGTGGCCGACCCGCACTTCGACCGCAAGAACACCAAGGACAACACGCCAGCCGTCGTGCACATGGAATTGGTCGAAGGTAACACCGTCGACGTGAAAGTCGCTGCCAAGGGCGGCGGCTCGGAAAACAAATCGAAGATGATCATGATGAACCCGTCCGATTCGCTGGTGGACTGGGTCATGAAGACCGTGCCGACCATGGGCGCCGGCTGGTGCCCGCCTGGCATGCTGGGCATTGGCATCGGCGGCACGGCCGAAAAAGCCATGCTGATGGCAAAAGAAGTGTTGATGGAAGACATCGACATGTTTGAGCTGAAACAACGCGGCCCACAAAACAAGCTGGAAGAACTGCGTATCGAGCTGTGCGACAAGATCAACTCGCTGGGCATCGGCGCGCAAGGCCTGGGCGGCCTGACGACCGTGCTCGACGTGAAAATCATGATGCACCCGACGCACGCCGCGTCGAAGCCTGTCGCCATGATCCCGAACTGCGCCGCCACGCGCCACGGCCACTTCGTGCTGGACGGCTCGGGCCCGGCCTACATGGAACCGCCATCGCTGTCGTCGTGGCCGGAAGTGCACTGGACGCCGGACACGGAAAAATCCAAGCGCGTCGACCTGAACACCCTGACGAAAGAAGAAGTCGCTTCGTGGACGCCGGGCCAGACCTTGCTGTTGAACGGCAAGATGCTGACGGGCCGCGACGCTGCGCACAAGCGCATCCAAGACATGCTGGCCAAGGGCGAAGAATTGCCGGTCGACTTCAAGAACCGCGTGATCTACTACGTCGGCCCAGTCGACCCGGTGCGCGACGAAGCCGTCGGCCCGGCCGGTCCAACGACCGCCACGCGCATGGACAAGTTCACCGACATGATGCTGGAAAAAACCGGCCTGATCGCCATGATCGGCAAGGCCGAACGGGGACCGGTCGCCATCGAATCGATCCAGAAGCACCAGTCGGCTTATTTGATGGCTGTGGGCGGCGCCGCCTACCTGGTGTCGAAAGCCATCAAGCACGCCAAGGTGCTGGGCTTTGCCGACATGGGCATGGAAGCGATCTACGAATTCGACGTGGTCGACATGCCGGTGACGGTGGCCGTGGATGCGAAAGGCACCTCGGTGCACAACACGGGCCCGAAAGAGTGGCAGGCGAAGATCGAGCAACTCAATAGCGTGAGCAAGATTCCCGTGACGGTTGCTTAA
- a CDS encoding YqhA family protein — translation MIDHLPPSSKHTKLHPLSSFIFMSRWLQLPLYLGLILAQCVYVFHFWVELSDLIGAVFGNDAALQHVLTAVAVPGSALPTKLNEATIMLVVLGLIDVVMISNLLIMVIIGGYETFVSRMHLDDHPDQPEWLSHVNASVLKTKLAMAIIGISSIHLLKTFINANSYKIEVIIAQTVIHMVFILSAMAIAYTDRIMTVTQNQARAPH, via the coding sequence ATGATCGACCACCTACCACCGTCATCCAAACATACCAAGCTGCACCCGCTGTCCTCCTTCATCTTTATGTCGCGCTGGCTGCAGTTGCCGCTGTACCTGGGCCTGATCCTCGCGCAATGCGTGTATGTCTTCCATTTCTGGGTGGAATTATCCGACCTGATCGGCGCCGTGTTCGGCAATGATGCGGCCCTGCAGCACGTGCTGACGGCCGTCGCCGTACCGGGCAGCGCCCTGCCGACCAAGCTCAATGAAGCCACCATCATGCTGGTGGTATTAGGCCTGATCGACGTGGTGATGATTTCGAACCTGCTGATCATGGTCATTATTGGCGGCTACGAAACCTTCGTTTCGCGCATGCACCTCGATGACCACCCAGACCAGCCGGAATGGTTGTCGCACGTCAATGCTTCCGTGCTGAAGACGAAACTGGCGATGGCCATCATCGGCATCTCGTCGATCCACCTGCTGAAGACCTTCATCAACGCCAACTCGTACAAGATCGAAGTGATCATCGCGCAAACGGTGATCCACATGGTCTTCATCCTGTCGGCGATGGCGATTGCCTACACGGACCGCATCATGACGGTCACCCAGAATCAAGCCAGAGCACCTCACTAA